From the genome of Pelobacter propionicus DSM 2379, one region includes:
- a CDS encoding aminotransferase class V-fold PLP-dependent enzyme: protein MTSRSPLTIYLDNAATSHPKPECVYQAVVHAMRHIGASPGRAGHRRSLEASRLLFQVREAIATLLSVPDSSRIIFTHSATEALNLALQGVLLAGDHVVTTSMEHNSLLRPLYQLRRRGVELTIVEAAGDGLVDPDAVRRAFRPTTRMLALGHVSNVCGAIQPVARLATIAREAGALFLLDAAQSAGSIPIDAAGLGVDLLAAPGHKGLLGPQGTGFLFVAEGVEIRPLLAGGTGSNSSSEEQPHILPEGFEAGTHNLPGIAGLLAGVEFVLARGVDVIGRREREHVAEVARRLAPLPGMAIHGPSFPANRSGLLSFTLAGMDASSLAFMLDQRFDIAVRAGLHCAPLAHRSLGTYPAGTVRVSPGWFTSNDEIAIFCDAVVKCIP from the coding sequence ATGACCTCCCGTTCCCCCCTCACCATCTATCTGGATAACGCGGCCACGTCCCACCCCAAGCCGGAATGCGTCTACCAGGCCGTCGTGCATGCCATGCGCCACATCGGCGCCTCGCCGGGGCGTGCAGGGCACCGCCGCTCCCTGGAGGCGTCTCGCCTGCTCTTCCAGGTCAGGGAGGCCATCGCCACCCTGCTTTCCGTCCCCGATTCGTCACGGATCATCTTCACCCACAGCGCCACCGAGGCGCTCAACCTGGCCCTGCAGGGTGTCCTGCTGGCGGGCGATCATGTGGTTACCACCTCCATGGAGCATAACTCCCTCCTGCGGCCGTTGTACCAGCTGCGCCGGCGGGGAGTTGAGCTGACCATTGTCGAGGCGGCCGGTGACGGCCTAGTGGACCCGGACGCTGTACGGCGAGCCTTCCGACCCACCACCCGCATGCTGGCGCTGGGGCATGTCTCCAATGTGTGCGGCGCCATCCAGCCGGTGGCCCGACTTGCAACCATCGCCCGCGAGGCCGGGGCGCTGTTTCTGCTGGATGCGGCCCAGTCGGCCGGCTCGATCCCCATCGATGCGGCTGGCCTGGGGGTGGACCTGCTGGCCGCGCCGGGGCACAAGGGGTTGCTCGGTCCCCAGGGCACCGGTTTTCTGTTCGTTGCCGAGGGGGTGGAGATCAGGCCGCTTCTGGCCGGAGGAACCGGCAGCAACTCATCCAGCGAAGAGCAGCCGCACATCCTGCCCGAGGGATTCGAGGCCGGAACCCACAACCTCCCCGGCATTGCCGGCCTGCTTGCGGGCGTGGAGTTCGTCCTGGCCCGGGGGGTCGACGTCATTGGCCGCAGGGAGCGGGAGCATGTGGCCGAGGTGGCCAGGCGCCTGGCGCCGCTTCCCGGCATGGCCATCCATGGTCCCTCTTTCCCCGCCAACCGGAGTGGCCTGCTCTCCTTTACCCTGGCGGGGATGGACGCCTCCAGCCTGGCCTTCATGCTGGACCAGCGCTTCGATATCGCCGTGCGGGCCGGCCTGCACTGCGCCCCCCTGGCCCACCGCTCCCTGGGCACCTACCCCGCGGGAACCGTCCGGGTCAGTCCCGGATGGTTCACCAGCAACGACGAGATTGCTATTTTCTGCGATGCCGTTGTAAAGTGTATCCCTTGA
- a CDS encoding right-handed parallel beta-helix repeat-containing protein yields MILFRTPTHRLFVACILLFPLLSACTAFSAWDTSWQRGDAPPPAPLAVERSPVPAASEMPAGEIPVAAPQLPDTVDPPLPDPGRPPVVSQGDISYENTTITEDVVWSGSVLVRGYLVIASPATVRIEPGTVVRFMKSLLSRQTPRLVVMGRLHCNGSAGQPVRFTPNVARPERGDWGGILLLSSEKRNQLDHVLIEGATAGIEAGFSTLSATDVAIRRCTVGMLLRDSSASLSAASVDDCETGLELLDSEVDLRDSALSSNQRGIVARRTTLVLLAVSLRENQQSGVTALDCRVRFTSCQLAANGGGGAHLAESEGNISGSRFVANRGVGLELVSSRLKVQGSLFTATAGDGMRVNDGRSLVWGNSFEGNSGYNLAISGHDRIVAVGNWWGSDQESSIAAKLLDGTKDPRGGRVEFFPWLVQRPVNVP; encoded by the coding sequence ATGATTCTGTTTCGCACCCCCACCCATCGCCTGTTCGTGGCCTGTATCCTGCTCTTTCCCCTGCTGTCCGCCTGCACCGCTTTCTCCGCATGGGATACATCGTGGCAGCGCGGGGATGCGCCGCCGCCCGCCCCTCTGGCCGTGGAGCGTTCCCCGGTGCCAGCCGCTTCCGAAATGCCGGCAGGCGAAATCCCGGTTGCAGCTCCCCAGTTGCCGGACACCGTCGATCCCCCTCTGCCGGACCCTGGACGCCCGCCGGTTGTCAGCCAGGGCGATATCAGCTACGAAAATACCACCATAACCGAGGATGTGGTCTGGAGCGGGAGCGTGCTGGTGCGGGGATACCTGGTGATCGCTTCCCCGGCGACCGTGCGCATCGAACCGGGCACGGTGGTGCGTTTCATGAAATCGCTCCTTTCGCGGCAGACGCCCCGTCTGGTGGTCATGGGCAGGCTGCACTGCAACGGCTCTGCGGGGCAACCGGTGCGCTTCACCCCCAACGTTGCCCGGCCCGAGCGGGGCGACTGGGGGGGGATCCTGCTGCTGTCCAGCGAGAAGCGCAACCAGTTGGACCATGTGCTCATCGAGGGGGCCACGGCGGGAATCGAGGCCGGTTTCTCAACCCTTTCCGCCACCGATGTCGCCATCCGCCGCTGCACCGTCGGCATGCTGCTGAGGGACAGCAGCGCGAGCCTCAGCGCCGCCAGCGTTGATGACTGCGAGACCGGGCTTGAACTCCTCGACAGCGAGGTCGACCTGCGGGACAGCGCCCTGAGCAGCAACCAGCGCGGCATTGTCGCTCGCCGCACCACCCTGGTCCTGCTCGCCGTCTCCCTCAGGGAGAACCAGCAGAGTGGCGTAACCGCGCTCGACTGCCGGGTCAGATTCACCTCCTGTCAACTGGCTGCCAACGGAGGCGGCGGCGCGCATCTGGCGGAAAGCGAGGGGAATATATCCGGGTCGCGTTTCGTGGCCAACCGTGGCGTCGGCCTGGAGCTGGTCTCTTCGCGCCTCAAGGTTCAGGGGAGTCTGTTTACGGCTACGGCCGGCGACGGCATGCGGGTCAACGACGGCCGCAGCCTGGTCTGGGGCAACTCCTTCGAGGGGAACAGCGGCTACAACCTGGCCATCAGCGGCCATGACCGCATCGTTGCCGTGGGGAACTGGTGGGGCAGCGACCAGGAATCCAGTATTGCGGCGAAACTGCTGGACGGGACCAAGGACCCCCGCGGCGGCCGGGTCGAGTTCTTCCCCTGGCTGGTGCAGCGGCCGGTAAACGTACCATGA
- a CDS encoding GGDEF domain-containing protein, with protein sequence MSAATDCDKCKSYELKGQVRALNDLLNVAQASIASLELAPLTQTILRGAMDFMEMPVGRLALYDKRNGRMVLRAHAGLDEDCVVRSVWTVAPGGLTDRLLRRNEVYYVEDREASQIPEEHLIAHEQSRSLVAVPLVSQSSIHGMLCLDDVIPRTFDKNRISQILVLASFAAISIENAKFHEETHQLAINDSLTGLNNRRYFDKVLPQEYERAHREGLPFSLMMIDVDNFKLFNDTHGHHLGDRILATIGRVLRKTLRSIDFAFRYGGEEFVVILPETDLESAHKVAERIRQRVMAESRKLLRNPQDRPVTVSVGISCYPRDAACSITLLAMADQLLYQAKRTGRNRVLVAEDDAA encoded by the coding sequence ATGTCAGCAGCAACCGATTGTGACAAATGCAAGTCGTATGAGCTCAAAGGGCAGGTGCGTGCTCTGAACGACCTGCTCAATGTGGCTCAGGCCTCCATCGCCTCCCTGGAGCTTGCCCCCCTGACGCAGACCATCCTGCGGGGCGCCATGGATTTCATGGAGATGCCGGTGGGCAGGCTGGCGCTGTACGACAAGCGCAACGGCAGGATGGTGCTGCGCGCCCATGCCGGTCTGGACGAGGATTGCGTCGTGCGATCGGTCTGGACGGTGGCGCCGGGAGGCCTGACGGACCGGCTTCTTAGGCGCAATGAGGTCTACTATGTTGAGGATAGGGAGGCGAGCCAGATACCGGAGGAGCACCTGATCGCCCATGAGCAGAGCCGCTCGCTGGTTGCGGTTCCGCTGGTCTCCCAGAGCTCCATCCACGGCATGCTCTGCCTGGATGACGTCATACCGCGCACCTTCGACAAGAACCGCATCTCGCAGATCCTGGTTCTGGCCTCCTTTGCCGCCATATCCATCGAGAACGCCAAGTTTCACGAGGAAACCCACCAGCTGGCCATCAACGACTCCCTCACCGGACTGAACAACCGGCGCTACTTCGACAAGGTCCTGCCCCAGGAGTATGAACGGGCGCACCGGGAGGGGCTCCCCTTCTCCCTGATGATGATCGACGTGGACAACTTCAAGCTGTTCAACGACACCCATGGTCACCACCTGGGTGACCGCATCCTGGCCACCATCGGGCGGGTGCTGCGCAAAACCCTGCGCAGTATCGATTTTGCCTTCCGCTACGGCGGAGAGGAGTTCGTGGTCATCCTGCCGGAAACCGACCTGGAGAGCGCCCACAAGGTGGCCGAGCGCATCAGGCAGCGGGTCATGGCGGAGAGCAGGAAGCTGTTGCGCAACCCGCAGGACAGGCCGGTTACGGTGAGTGTGGGCATATCCTGCTATCCCCGTGACGCTGCCTGTTCCATTACCCTGCTGGCCATGGCCGACCAGCTGCTCTACCAGGCCAAGCGGACTGGGCGGAACCGCGTCCTGGTGGCGGAGGATGATGCCGCTTGA
- a CDS encoding vitamin B12-dependent ribonucleotide reductase: MKREKTHPTLPGLSKNALTVLEKRYLRRGPNGTTLETAADMFRRVADTIAAADRSFDETADTAGLGDTFYRMMTSFEFLPNSPTLMNAGRELGQLSACFVLPVGDSMEEIFDAVKYTALIHKSGGGTGFSFSRLRPANDMVSSTTGISSGPLSFMRVFDVATETIKQGGTRRGANMAILRVDHPDIVDFIMCKADQKQLNNFNISVGLTEKFMQAVERDEEYTLVNPRNGKQHGTLNARKVFQRIVKQAWENGEPGIVFLDRLNRDNPTPQVGEIESTNPCGEQPLLPYESCNLGSINLGKFVAEGAIDWNRLKETVRNAVHFLDNVIEANSYPLQQIHDMTHGNRKIGLGVMGWADMLILLGIPYSSPEAVKLGTKVMKFINDEGRLASRELGKVRGSFPNFTGSTFDIKDAEPMRNATVTTIAPTGTISIIANASSGVEPLFAVSYLRTVMDKNVLVEVNPHFERIAKERGFYSESLMKRIAEHGTVQGIPEVPQDVQEMFVTAHDISPNDHIQMQAAFQLHTDNAVSKTVNFPNSATIEDVENVYRLAYQTGCKGVTIYRDGSRDEQVLSTAKKDEAPREAAAAPEEKKAIKRDRPKSLRGSTHQMQTGCGPLYVTINEDRNGLFELFTTMGKAGGCAASQSEAIGRMVSLAWRSGVQARQVVKQLMGISCHCPSGFGENRVLSCADAVAKAIQAHLIDGGYDISAVTARQERGACPECGGVVEHEGGCSVCHACGYSECA, from the coding sequence ATGAAAAGAGAAAAGACACACCCGACACTGCCCGGTTTATCGAAAAACGCACTCACCGTACTGGAGAAACGCTACCTCAGGCGTGGTCCGAACGGCACAACGCTGGAGACAGCGGCCGACATGTTCCGCCGGGTGGCCGATACCATCGCGGCGGCCGACCGCTCCTTCGATGAAACGGCCGATACCGCTGGCCTGGGCGACACCTTCTACCGCATGATGACCAGCTTCGAGTTTCTGCCCAACTCCCCCACCCTGATGAACGCCGGTCGCGAACTGGGGCAACTCTCGGCCTGCTTCGTGCTTCCGGTGGGGGACTCCATGGAGGAAATCTTCGACGCCGTCAAGTACACCGCCCTGATCCACAAGTCCGGCGGCGGCACCGGCTTCTCCTTTTCCCGCCTGCGCCCGGCCAACGACATGGTCAGCTCCACCACCGGCATTTCCAGCGGACCGCTCTCCTTCATGCGGGTCTTCGACGTGGCCACCGAGACCATCAAGCAGGGGGGGACGCGGCGCGGGGCCAACATGGCCATCCTCAGAGTCGACCATCCCGACATCGTGGACTTCATCATGTGCAAGGCCGACCAGAAGCAGCTCAACAACTTCAACATCTCCGTCGGCCTGACCGAGAAGTTCATGCAGGCCGTGGAGCGGGACGAGGAGTACACCCTGGTCAACCCGCGCAACGGCAAGCAGCACGGCACCCTCAACGCCCGCAAGGTCTTCCAGCGCATCGTCAAGCAAGCCTGGGAGAACGGCGAGCCGGGCATCGTCTTTTTGGACCGCCTGAACCGCGACAACCCCACCCCCCAGGTGGGAGAGATCGAATCCACCAACCCCTGCGGCGAGCAGCCGCTGCTCCCCTACGAATCGTGCAACCTGGGCTCCATCAACCTGGGCAAGTTCGTGGCCGAGGGGGCCATCGACTGGAACAGGCTGAAGGAGACGGTCCGGAACGCGGTGCACTTCCTGGACAACGTGATCGAAGCCAACAGCTACCCCCTGCAGCAGATCCACGACATGACCCACGGCAACCGCAAGATCGGCCTGGGGGTCATGGGCTGGGCCGACATGCTGATCCTGCTGGGCATCCCCTACAGCTCCCCCGAGGCGGTCAAGCTGGGCACGAAGGTCATGAAGTTCATCAACGACGAGGGGCGCCTGGCTTCCCGTGAGCTGGGCAAGGTCCGCGGTTCCTTCCCCAACTTCACCGGCTCGACCTTCGACATCAAAGACGCCGAGCCGATGCGCAACGCCACGGTAACCACCATCGCCCCCACCGGCACCATTTCCATCATCGCCAACGCCTCATCCGGCGTGGAGCCGCTCTTCGCCGTCTCCTACCTGCGCACCGTCATGGACAAGAACGTGCTGGTGGAGGTCAATCCCCATTTCGAGAGGATCGCCAAGGAGCGCGGCTTCTACTCCGAGTCGTTGATGAAGCGCATCGCCGAGCACGGCACGGTGCAGGGCATCCCCGAAGTGCCCCAGGACGTGCAGGAAATGTTCGTCACCGCCCACGACATCTCCCCCAACGACCACATACAGATGCAGGCAGCCTTCCAGTTGCACACCGACAATGCCGTCTCCAAGACCGTCAACTTCCCCAATTCGGCAACCATCGAGGACGTGGAGAACGTCTACCGCCTGGCTTACCAGACCGGATGCAAGGGGGTCACCATCTACCGTGACGGCTCCCGGGACGAGCAGGTGCTCTCCACCGCCAAGAAGGACGAGGCGCCTCGCGAGGCAGCCGCTGCTCCCGAAGAAAAGAAGGCGATCAAGCGCGACCGTCCCAAGTCCCTCAGGGGGAGCACCCATCAGATGCAGACCGGCTGCGGCCCGCTGTACGTTACCATCAACGAGGACAGAAACGGCCTGTTCGAGCTCTTCACCACCATGGGCAAGGCAGGCGGCTGCGCCGCTTCCCAGAGCGAGGCCATCGGCCGCATGGTCTCCCTGGCATGGCGCAGCGGCGTCCAGGCCCGCCAGGTGGTCAAGCAGCTCATGGGCATCTCCTGCCACTGCCCCTCCGGCTTCGGAGAAAACCGTGTGCTCTCCTGCGCCGACGCCGTTGCCAAGGCCATCCAGGCCCACCTGATCGACGGCGGTTACGACATCAGTGCCGTCACCGCCCGCCAGGAGCGCGGCGCCTGCCCGGAATGCGGCGGCGTGGTCGAACACGAGGGGGGCTGCTCAGTCTGCCACGCCTGCGGCTACTCCGAGTGCGCGTAG